The following coding sequences are from one uncultured Desulfobacter sp. window:
- the thrS gene encoding threonine--tRNA ligase, translating to MIQITFPDNAVKEFDAPPTGMDVAKSISEGFARNCVAMQIDGKALDLGSVIEQDSAVSFITAKDDEGLDILRHSSAHVMAEAVLNLYPDAKLTIGPVVEDGFYYDIDMEPVSEADLDKIEAEMKKIIKAKAGFERKVVTRDQALELFADNPFKVELINELPEGEEISLYQNGKFVDLCRGPHIPNTGMIKGVKLLKTSGAYWRADQSREQLQRLYGISFFDKKKLNAYLTMIEEAKKRDHRKLGTRLDLYSFHDEAPGMPFFHAKGIAMWNALLDYWRVEHKKDGYVETKTPVMMTRKLWEQSGHWENYRENMYTSTIDDEEYAIKPMNCPGGMILFKTKSHSYKDLPHRAGEIGLVHRHELSGALSGLFRVRAFHQDDAHIFMTPDQIQDEVLGVLKLAERIYARFGLSFHLELSTRPEKSIGSDEQWETATNGLRNAMNAYGKEFVINEGDGAFYGPKIDIHIKDALGRTWQCGTIQLDMALPERFDLTYKGADNEKHRPIMIHRVIYGSMERFFGILVEHFAGKFPLWLAPVQAVALPITQDLAPYAKEIQHLLEVHGIRCEVDERSETLKKKIREAQLNYVPLIITIGEKEKEDKVLSVRTLDGKVKMGLTHKEFLTKVCDHIRDRILEEIAL from the coding sequence ATGATTCAAATAACTTTCCCGGACAATGCAGTAAAAGAATTTGACGCCCCGCCCACAGGCATGGATGTGGCAAAAAGCATTTCCGAAGGATTTGCCCGCAACTGTGTGGCCATGCAGATAGACGGTAAAGCCCTGGATTTAGGTTCCGTCATTGAACAGGACAGTGCGGTAAGTTTCATCACGGCCAAAGACGATGAAGGCCTGGATATTCTGCGTCACTCTTCGGCCCATGTCATGGCCGAAGCCGTACTCAATCTCTATCCGGACGCCAAACTGACCATCGGTCCTGTGGTTGAAGACGGATTCTACTATGATATCGACATGGAGCCTGTCAGCGAAGCCGACCTTGACAAAATCGAAGCTGAGATGAAAAAGATCATCAAGGCCAAGGCCGGGTTTGAACGCAAGGTGGTGACACGGGATCAGGCGCTTGAACTGTTCGCCGACAATCCTTTTAAGGTGGAACTGATCAATGAACTTCCCGAGGGTGAAGAGATCTCTTTGTACCAGAACGGTAAATTCGTCGACCTGTGCCGGGGTCCCCATATTCCCAACACCGGCATGATCAAGGGTGTTAAACTGCTTAAAACCTCCGGTGCCTACTGGCGGGCGGACCAGTCCCGGGAACAGCTCCAGCGGCTGTACGGCATCTCCTTTTTTGACAAAAAGAAACTCAACGCCTATCTGACCATGATCGAGGAAGCCAAAAAGCGGGACCACAGAAAACTTGGCACCCGACTGGACCTCTACTCGTTCCATGACGAAGCACCAGGTATGCCCTTTTTTCACGCCAAGGGCATTGCCATGTGGAATGCGCTGTTGGATTATTGGCGCGTGGAACATAAAAAAGACGGGTATGTGGAGACCAAGACGCCTGTGATGATGACCCGCAAACTGTGGGAACAGAGCGGTCATTGGGAAAACTACCGGGAAAACATGTACACCTCCACCATTGATGACGAAGAGTACGCCATCAAGCCCATGAACTGCCCCGGCGGCATGATCCTTTTCAAAACCAAATCCCACTCTTACAAAGACCTGCCCCACCGGGCCGGAGAGATCGGGCTGGTGCACCGCCATGAATTATCCGGGGCCCTGTCAGGATTGTTCCGGGTCCGGGCGTTCCACCAGGATGATGCCCATATTTTCATGACCCCGGACCAGATCCAGGACGAAGTTTTGGGGGTTCTGAAACTGGCGGAACGGATCTATGCGCGGTTTGGCCTCTCCTTTCACCTGGAATTGTCTACACGGCCTGAAAAATCCATAGGCAGCGATGAGCAGTGGGAAACCGCCACCAACGGCCTGCGCAATGCCATGAATGCCTATGGTAAAGAGTTTGTCATCAACGAAGGGGACGGCGCATTTTACGGTCCCAAAATAGACATCCACATCAAGGACGCCCTGGGCAGAACCTGGCAGTGCGGAACGATCCAGCTGGACATGGCGCTTCCCGAACGTTTTGATCTGACTTACAAGGGCGCGGACAATGAAAAGCACCGGCCCATCATGATCCACCGGGTAATTTACGGTTCCATGGAGCGGTTCTTCGGGATTCTTGTGGAGCATTTTGCAGGCAAATTTCCCCTGTGGCTGGCCCCGGTCCAGGCCGTTGCGTTGCCCATCACCCAGGACCTGGCCCCCTATGCCAAAGAGATCCAGCATCTGCTGGAGGTCCATGGCATCCGCTGCGAGGTGGATGAGCGCAGCGAAACACTGAAGAAAAAAATCAGGGAAGCCCAGCTCAACTACGTTCCTTTAATTATCACCATTGGTGAAAAGGAAAAGGAAGACAAGGTACTCTCCGTGCGCACCCTGGACGGCAAAGTCAAAATGGGACTCACCCACAAAGAATTTTTAACCAAGGTGTGTGACCATATCAGGGATCGAATTTTAGAAGAGATCGCCCTTTAA
- a CDS encoding class I SAM-dependent methyltransferase, which translates to MTDFSDKLVQILNYGSLNLALGIGYALKIFDVMDEKGCALSLEGLSKATGLDKRYLKEWLGIMVTGGIIEMTKTPDGKDAFLLPFAHGDLLCRRAGNNNLGVYTQEIPLLTACAMDAVKQGFQTGQGVPFSNYPDFQDFMSELADAKHREVLIQEFIPYVDQERLEKRLRQGIRVCDLGCGQGLAACLMARAYPNSEFIGMDNHEQALEQARALAESMKLTNVEFINQDAAKICDDPTLCRTFDYVCAFDAIHDQSHPLAALKGVKYMLRNGGLFSMIDIKAATDIKENADHPMAPFLYTVSLMHCMPVGLNNSGSGLGMMWGKEQAINLLRQAGFTQVCAEDIPNDAFNLHFLCTP; encoded by the coding sequence ATGACCGATTTTTCCGATAAACTGGTACAGATTCTCAATTACGGTTCCCTGAACCTTGCCTTAGGGATAGGCTACGCCCTTAAAATTTTTGATGTCATGGATGAAAAAGGCTGTGCCCTAAGCCTTGAAGGATTGTCCAAAGCCACAGGCCTGGACAAACGATATCTCAAGGAGTGGCTGGGGATCATGGTCACCGGCGGCATCATCGAGATGACAAAAACGCCGGACGGGAAGGACGCCTTTTTGCTGCCCTTTGCCCACGGGGATCTGCTGTGCAGACGCGCCGGAAATAACAATCTGGGGGTTTACACCCAGGAGATCCCGTTGCTGACCGCCTGCGCCATGGATGCCGTCAAACAAGGCTTTCAAACCGGCCAAGGCGTTCCCTTTTCCAATTATCCGGATTTTCAAGATTTCATGTCGGAACTGGCCGATGCCAAGCACCGCGAGGTATTGATCCAGGAATTTATTCCCTATGTTGACCAGGAGCGGCTGGAAAAAAGACTGCGCCAGGGCATCCGGGTCTGCGATCTGGGCTGCGGCCAGGGGTTGGCCGCCTGTCTGATGGCCCGGGCCTATCCAAATTCTGAATTTATCGGCATGGACAACCATGAACAGGCCCTTGAACAGGCAAGGGCACTGGCCGAATCCATGAAATTAACGAACGTTGAATTCATCAACCAGGATGCCGCCAAGATCTGCGATGATCCAACGCTGTGCCGGACCTTTGATTATGTATGCGCCTTTGACGCCATCCACGACCAGTCCCATCCCCTGGCGGCGCTGAAAGGGGTAAAATACATGCTGCGCAACGGTGGCCTTTTCTCCATGATCGATATCAAGGCGGCCACCGATATCAAGGAGAATGCCGATCATCCCATGGCGCCGTTTTTATACACGGTCAGCCTGATGCACTGCATGCCCGTGGGACTCAATAACAGCGGTTCGGGCCTGGGCATGATGTGGGGAAAAGAGCAGGCCATAAATCTGCTTAGACAAGCGGGATTTACGCAGGTTTGTGCTGAAGATATCCCCAACGATGCTTTTAACCTGCATTTTTTATGTACCCCGTAA
- a CDS encoding MBL fold metallo-hydrolase: MEIICLLENNTTDPNLAPDHGLSFFIRTQTQSILFDMGQDRKFADNARHLGVDLTKTDLSVLSHGHYDHGGGLPHFQRLNSTAQTIMTRKAFEGRCYAQYLDYDAKYIGLDTDAVDPSRCRFIDGDLALSKDVTIITDFSKTGFIPENNAGLLRQNKAGQLVDDEFSHELALLIVEGDTSVLFTGCAHSGMGNMIDTVLSRTGRDHIDHVIGGFHLYNRVTKTTEAGARLDILVNELSSHASTIYYTGHCTGPDAPAYMSDKMHAPINVFATGTRLEL; the protein is encoded by the coding sequence ATGGAAATCATTTGTTTGCTTGAAAACAACACCACGGACCCAAACCTTGCACCGGACCACGGCTTAAGTTTCTTTATCCGCACACAGACCCAATCCATTCTTTTTGATATGGGCCAGGACCGCAAATTTGCAGACAATGCCCGGCACCTGGGTGTGGATTTGACGAAAACGGATCTGTCCGTGCTCTCCCACGGGCACTATGACCATGGCGGCGGCCTGCCCCACTTTCAAAGGCTCAATTCAACCGCCCAGACCATCATGACCCGCAAGGCATTTGAAGGCAGATGCTATGCCCAGTATCTCGACTATGATGCCAAATATATCGGACTTGACACCGATGCCGTCGACCCAAGCCGCTGCCGGTTTATTGATGGGGACCTGGCCCTGTCCAAGGATGTAACCATTATCACCGACTTTTCAAAAACAGGGTTTATCCCCGAAAACAATGCAGGCCTTTTAAGGCAGAATAAAGCAGGTCAACTGGTTGACGACGAGTTTTCCCATGAACTGGCCCTGCTGATCGTTGAAGGAGACACCTCGGTGTTGTTCACCGGATGTGCCCATTCGGGGATGGGAAATATGATTGATACGGTTCTGTCCCGCACTGGCCGGGATCACATTGACCATGTGATCGGCGGCTTTCACTTGTATAACCGCGTCACCAAGACCACTGAAGCTGGCGCTCGTCTGGATATCCTGGTCAATGAACTGTCATCCCATGCCAGTACAATCTATTATACCGGCCACTGCACGGGACCCGATGCCCCGGCCTACATGTCCGACAAAATGCACGCCCCAATCAACGTCTTTGCCACGGGCACCCGCCTTGAACTCTGA
- a CDS encoding ABC transporter substrate-binding protein, translating to MKKYYFVSFILIGILFCFYLLKSNDAVGKQIVLGQSCALTGPAAQLGLQMKKGAAAFFSYINSQGGVHGRTIRLITYDDFYEPDYAVKNTIELITRQHVFAMFGEVGTPTSKAAMPEAKKHHVPFLMPFTGAEFLRTPPSPLIVNLRNSYYAETQALVEYLRSTYHIDRIAVFYQNDSYGKAGREGVRRALEKHGLKIVAEGRYRRNTLSYRNALQNIKLSDPEAVIMIGAYKPCAEFIKSAKKSGMARTIFCNISFVGSDDLIRALDGQTENVLISQVVPLPWESKNEASREYRKIYKAHYPDDPYGFVSFEGFLAAKLVVKALEKAGPDLTQKKFMEAFEKLDRKALDGFEITITPDDRQALERVFITNYHNGNFRQLEEVWVPND from the coding sequence TTGAAAAAATATTATTTTGTCTCCTTTATATTGATCGGCATTCTTTTCTGTTTCTATCTGCTAAAATCCAACGATGCCGTCGGCAAACAGATCGTGTTGGGCCAGAGTTGTGCACTCACAGGTCCAGCAGCCCAGCTTGGCCTGCAAATGAAGAAAGGGGCGGCCGCCTTTTTTTCATATATTAACAGCCAAGGCGGGGTGCACGGCCGAACCATCCGCTTGATTACCTACGATGATTTTTACGAGCCGGATTATGCCGTGAAAAACACCATCGAACTGATAACCCGGCAACATGTTTTCGCAATGTTCGGCGAGGTAGGGACCCCTACGTCCAAGGCTGCGATGCCTGAGGCGAAAAAACATCATGTGCCTTTCCTTATGCCTTTTACCGGCGCTGAGTTTTTGCGAACCCCGCCCAGTCCACTTATTGTCAACCTGCGCAACAGCTATTATGCTGAAACCCAAGCACTTGTGGAATATCTAAGATCAACGTATCATATCGATAGAATTGCTGTTTTCTACCAGAATGACAGTTATGGCAAGGCCGGCCGGGAAGGTGTAAGGCGCGCACTGGAAAAACACGGCCTGAAGATTGTGGCTGAAGGCCGCTATCGAAGAAACACCCTATCCTATCGAAACGCCCTTCAAAACATCAAACTGTCAGACCCCGAGGCGGTGATCATGATTGGTGCTTATAAACCGTGTGCCGAATTTATCAAGTCAGCCAAAAAGAGTGGTATGGCGCGTACCATATTTTGCAATATTTCATTTGTGGGCAGTGATGATCTGATCCGGGCCCTTGACGGGCAGACGGAAAATGTTTTGATCTCACAGGTTGTACCGCTTCCGTGGGAGAGTAAAAATGAGGCGTCCCGGGAGTATCGGAAAATATATAAAGCACATTATCCTGATGATCCCTACGGTTTTGTTTCGTTTGAAGGGTTCCTTGCCGCCAAACTGGTCGTCAAAGCCTTGGAAAAGGCTGGACCGGATCTTACCCAAAAAAAATTTATGGAGGCCTTTGAAAAACTTGACAGAAAGGCTTTGGACGGATTCGAAATAACGATTACA